Proteins encoded in a region of the Marinococcus sp. PL1-022 genome:
- the fmdA gene encoding formamidase, translating into MPKKLFEVDLNKTMDQQTTPGHNRWHPDIPAAFSVEPGETFRMECLDWTDGQISNNDDPSDIKHVNLDRVHVLSGPVHVNKVEAGDLLVVDILDIGTFHSHEWGFNGIFAKENGGSFLVDHYPEAAKSIWDFEGIYATSRHVPNVKFAGIIHPGLIGVAPSQDMLNEWNRREKELVDTNPDRVPPLANLPTKDSVVLGELKGEEFDRVAAEGARTVPPRENGGNCDIKNLSKGSRVYFPVFVDGAKLSVGDLHFSQGDGEITFCGGIEMPGWIDLKVHVIKNGMEKHRIKRNPVFKPGPVMPHYNEFLVFEGVSVNEFSGAQTYLDANVAYRNACLNAIDFLKTLGYTGEQAYMLLGTAPVQGTVAGVVDIPNACCTLALPKDIFYKNILPELD; encoded by the coding sequence ATGCCGAAAAAACTGTTTGAAGTAGACCTGAACAAAACAATGGACCAACAGACAACGCCGGGGCATAATCGCTGGCATCCGGATATCCCTGCCGCTTTTTCCGTAGAGCCTGGGGAAACGTTCCGAATGGAATGCCTGGATTGGACCGACGGCCAGATCAGCAATAATGACGACCCTTCGGACATAAAGCATGTGAACCTGGACCGTGTGCATGTACTAAGCGGACCGGTACACGTGAACAAAGTGGAGGCGGGAGACCTGCTCGTTGTCGATATTTTGGATATCGGCACGTTTCACTCGCATGAATGGGGGTTTAACGGGATTTTCGCCAAAGAAAACGGCGGGAGCTTTTTAGTGGATCATTATCCGGAAGCGGCCAAGTCCATTTGGGATTTTGAAGGTATTTATGCGACTTCAAGACATGTACCGAACGTGAAGTTTGCAGGCATTATCCATCCGGGGCTGATAGGCGTCGCTCCCTCACAGGATATGCTGAATGAATGGAACCGCAGGGAGAAGGAGCTGGTGGATACGAATCCGGACCGGGTCCCACCGCTTGCAAATCTTCCGACGAAGGATTCGGTCGTGCTTGGAGAACTCAAAGGAGAAGAGTTCGATCGGGTGGCAGCTGAAGGAGCAAGAACGGTCCCACCCCGGGAGAACGGAGGCAACTGCGATATTAAAAACCTTTCGAAAGGATCAAGGGTATACTTTCCGGTGTTTGTAGATGGAGCGAAGCTTTCTGTAGGAGATCTTCATTTCTCGCAGGGGGACGGGGAAATTACGTTCTGCGGCGGGATTGAAATGCCCGGATGGATTGATCTGAAGGTGCACGTGATAAAAAACGGCATGGAAAAACATCGTATTAAACGTAACCCTGTCTTTAAGCCGGGACCGGTCATGCCACATTATAATGAATTTCTTGTTTTTGAAGGCGTGTCGGTGAATGAGTTTTCCGGCGCCCAGACCTATCTGGATGCCAACGTCGCGTACAGGAATGCGTGCCTGAACGCGATTGATTTTCTGAAAACACTCGGTTATACAGGGGAGCAGGCCTATATGCTCCTGGGTACTGCACCGGTGCAGGGCACTGTAGCAGGAGTAGTGGATATCCCGAATGCGTGCTGCACGCTCGCGCTGCCTAAAGATATATTTTACAAAAATATTTTGCCGGAGCTTGATTAG
- a CDS encoding zinc ribbon domain-containing protein produces the protein MAQFTFKCRTCGTFECWIVTKGARINEAPCPLCGEPAGRVFQPVHLSKMNAKVKSRIENGMQPQTVERKDLPAQQRQLPRAPRPWQAGH, from the coding sequence ATGGCTCAGTTTACTTTTAAATGCCGGACATGCGGCACGTTTGAATGCTGGATAGTAACAAAAGGAGCCCGTATCAATGAAGCGCCGTGCCCTTTATGCGGAGAACCAGCCGGGAGAGTCTTTCAGCCGGTGCACCTTTCAAAAATGAACGCGAAAGTAAAATCTAGAATTGAAAACGGCATGCAGCCGCAAACAGTAGAGCGAAAAGATCTGCCCGCACAACAAAGGCAACTGCCGCGGGCCCCCCGCCCGTGGCAGGCAGGACACTAA
- a CDS encoding sulfotransferase domain-containing protein yields the protein MRKTIYIHVGYHKTATTFLQKSIYPKLTNQITYLSRGHIQPSLYKIRHKKLSDKAITDLRSGFESMMEAGKPLLISYEGLSGNPMSTKKKVKDNHAILKDLRRIFPEESYDVHIIVGVRRQLDLLTSLYVQYVHQGGYKKAAAVFEEWEQLGVLNGYYYFSYMERITQLFGKNNYYLMQYEQFRENEMEEITALLQYMGIKEAPSYSNTKVNRSYGTMQVKAARKMNYFLKTPFNPEAPVPTKRGRPISRKMLQSRTSFMLHHKKYSLPESLQQVLQAKYQRDNQLFFSHYGTDYTKKEV from the coding sequence ATGCGCAAAACTATTTATATCCATGTGGGGTACCATAAAACCGCCACCACTTTTCTGCAAAAAAGTATTTACCCGAAATTAACAAATCAAATTACATATCTTTCACGGGGGCATATTCAGCCGTCTCTGTATAAAATACGCCATAAAAAATTATCTGATAAAGCTATTACTGATTTACGCAGCGGTTTTGAATCGATGATGGAGGCGGGAAAACCACTCCTTATTTCATACGAAGGCCTCTCCGGAAATCCAATGTCCACGAAAAAAAAGGTTAAGGACAACCACGCTATTTTAAAGGATCTCCGCCGCATATTCCCCGAGGAAAGCTATGACGTGCATATTATTGTTGGAGTACGGCGGCAGCTTGATCTTCTCACTTCCCTTTACGTGCAGTATGTTCACCAGGGCGGGTACAAGAAAGCCGCTGCCGTGTTTGAAGAGTGGGAGCAGCTCGGAGTACTCAATGGGTACTATTATTTCAGCTACATGGAGCGCATTACGCAGCTGTTTGGCAAAAACAACTATTATCTTATGCAGTACGAGCAGTTCCGGGAAAATGAAATGGAGGAAATCACAGCATTGCTCCAGTATATGGGCATTAAAGAAGCTCCTTCCTACAGCAACACAAAAGTAAACCGGAGCTATGGCACGATGCAGGTGAAGGCCGCCAGAAAGATGAACTATTTCCTGAAAACCCCCTTTAACCCAGAAGCCCCTGTGCCAACAAAAAGAGGACGCCCCATCTCCCGGAAAATGCTGCAGAGCCGGACGAGCTTTATGCTTCACCACAAAAAATATTCTCTCCCCGAATCTCTGCAGCAGGTACTTCAGGCAAAGTACCAGAGGGACAATCAATTGTTCTTTTCTCATTACGGTACCGATTACACGAAGAAGGAAGTTTAA
- a CDS encoding undecaprenyl-diphosphate phosphatase — protein sequence MSMWELFVALLLGIVEGLTEFAPVSSTGHMIIVDDIWLRSHEFLGTEVANTFKVVIQLGSILAVIVVFRQRFRDLLGFSKKTEASGSKLRLSHIITGLLPAGILGLLLEDFIDEHLFSAQTVLIGLVIGALLMIAADLFQPKQAIQSVDLITYKKAFLIGFIQCLSLWPGFSRSGSTISGGVLLGLSHRAAADFTFIMAVPIMLGASAVSLLSKWEYFTAGMLPFFAVGFVSAFLFALVSITFFLKLINKIRLIPFAFYRIVLAGVVYVIYF from the coding sequence ATGAGTATGTGGGAACTGTTTGTGGCGCTGCTGCTTGGTATTGTCGAGGGGCTCACCGAGTTTGCCCCTGTGTCTTCGACTGGTCATATGATTATTGTCGATGATATTTGGCTCCGCTCTCACGAATTTTTAGGCACCGAGGTGGCCAATACTTTTAAAGTCGTTATTCAGCTCGGATCGATTCTTGCCGTTATTGTTGTGTTCCGCCAGCGTTTCCGGGATCTGCTAGGGTTCTCTAAAAAAACAGAGGCCTCAGGCAGTAAACTCCGTTTGAGTCATATCATAACCGGTCTGCTGCCGGCTGGCATTCTCGGTCTTTTGTTAGAAGACTTTATTGACGAACATCTTTTCTCTGCACAAACCGTTCTGATTGGCCTGGTTATCGGCGCCCTGCTGATGATTGCTGCTGATCTGTTTCAGCCAAAGCAGGCTATCCAGAGCGTGGACCTTATTACATATAAAAAGGCTTTTCTGATTGGCTTCATTCAATGCTTGTCGCTGTGGCCCGGATTCTCCCGTTCCGGATCCACTATTTCCGGCGGCGTCCTGCTCGGCCTCAGCCACCGGGCAGCGGCCGACTTTACGTTCATTATGGCTGTTCCGATTATGCTTGGAGCAAGCGCCGTTTCCCTTTTAAGCAAATGGGAGTATTTCACTGCCGGCATGCTTCCCTTTTTTGCTGTCGGCTTTGTAAGTGCCTTTTTGTTCGCTCTTGTATCGATCACCTTTTTCCTGAAGCTTATCAACAAAATCCGTCTGATTCCGTTTGCTTTCTACCGTATCGTATTGGCCGGGGTCGTCTATGTCATTTATTTTTAA
- a CDS encoding hemolysin family protein yields MIAVIILFLLASFFLSGSETALTAANRARMQSRAEENDKRAKNLLKLTRKPDELITAILIGNNISNIMLPTLVTVLALNYDFSVGIATAILTFVLIIFAEVLPKSIAATFADKVAYIVAPVIAVLVFIFKPLTFLLNSFTRGVIKLITRGEGPSQTYSREEIKTMVDVASSEGTFEKQEQDRIKRVIDFYRKDIRDVLKVPRMEIIGIPVESSFQEVRDITINHNHTRYPVYNDNMDHIVGVFHAKLLLIWAEQSDKTLNDFIDNNPLYVVETNSVDNVFKRMLNEQKHLAIVLDEYGGTMGMVTQEDIIEAMIGQEIEDEHDTRSEQLIEELTDEVIICDGKLAISRFNEIFNTRVEEEEDIIAGLLYREFDHIPEEGETLQYENLHFEVLTMDNNQIKRVRVVKEEEEEED; encoded by the coding sequence ATGATAGCAGTCATCATCTTATTTTTGTTAGCTTCCTTCTTTTTATCCGGAAGCGAAACAGCTTTAACAGCAGCAAACCGCGCACGAATGCAGTCCCGTGCCGAAGAAAACGATAAACGGGCGAAAAATTTATTAAAGCTGACGAGAAAACCGGATGAGTTAATCACAGCCATCCTGATCGGAAACAACATCTCCAATATTATGCTTCCTACCCTCGTTACCGTACTCGCCCTGAATTACGATTTTTCTGTCGGCATCGCTACTGCTATTTTGACGTTTGTGCTTATCATTTTCGCGGAGGTTCTGCCTAAATCTATTGCTGCTACCTTTGCGGATAAAGTAGCTTACATAGTCGCCCCGGTGATTGCAGTGCTCGTATTCATCTTTAAGCCGCTCACGTTTTTACTGAATTCTTTCACACGCGGAGTGATCAAGCTGATCACCCGGGGCGAAGGACCATCACAGACGTATTCGCGCGAAGAGATTAAAACGATGGTCGACGTGGCCTCTTCAGAAGGTACCTTTGAAAAACAGGAACAGGACCGGATTAAGCGGGTAATTGATTTTTACCGCAAGGATATACGTGACGTGTTGAAGGTCCCGCGTATGGAGATTATCGGCATACCGGTCGAAAGCAGCTTTCAGGAAGTGCGGGACATTACCATTAATCACAATCATACCCGGTATCCGGTGTACAACGATAATATGGATCATATCGTCGGCGTTTTTCATGCCAAGCTGCTGCTTATATGGGCTGAACAAAGCGACAAAACCCTTAATGATTTTATTGATAACAACCCTTTGTATGTAGTGGAGACCAACTCTGTCGATAACGTATTTAAACGGATGCTGAATGAGCAGAAGCACCTTGCCATCGTACTCGATGAATATGGCGGCACGATGGGCATGGTCACCCAGGAGGATATCATCGAGGCAATGATAGGCCAGGAGATTGAAGACGAGCATGATACCCGTTCCGAGCAGCTTATTGAAGAACTGACCGACGAGGTTATCATCTGCGATGGAAAGCTTGCCATCAGCCGCTTCAACGAAATCTTTAATACCCGGGTCGAAGAAGAAGAGGATATCATTGCCGGACTGCTCTACCGGGAATTCGACCACATCCCTGAAGAAGGAGAAACTCTCCAGTACGAGAACCTTCATTTTGAAGTACTGACCATGGACAATAATCAGATCAAACGTGTACGCGTCGTGAAAGAAGAGGAAGAAGAGGAAGACTAA
- the rhaM gene encoding L-rhamnose mutarotase — MKRLALIMYVYPEKIEEYIEKHEQLWPEMKEALKQHGAANYSIFLERETSRLFAYLEIENEERWQQMASTPINQKWWKAMAPLMETNEDNSPVTTPLEEVFHLE; from the coding sequence ATGAAGCGTCTGGCATTGATTATGTATGTGTACCCGGAAAAAATAGAGGAATATATTGAAAAGCACGAACAGCTATGGCCGGAAATGAAAGAGGCTTTAAAGCAGCACGGAGCAGCCAATTATTCAATTTTTCTGGAGAGAGAAACAAGCAGGCTGTTTGCTTATCTTGAAATAGAAAATGAAGAGCGGTGGCAGCAGATGGCCTCCACTCCTATCAATCAAAAATGGTGGAAGGCCATGGCGCCATTAATGGAAACAAATGAAGATAACAGTCCTGTTACAACCCCGCTCGAAGAAGTATTTCATCTCGAATGA
- a CDS encoding BglG family transcription antiterminator, with protein MPLSERDNEILNELIRNPSVTSMALEEKHQLTRRQLGYSINKVNDWLLSKNLPVIERTRQGHFIIDQSVYTNFGVDEELIAAEKPILTGKQRTYYLIMMLVGSEEPLSLNHFTSELQLSKNTVLNELKEAQQYLGDYQLLIKYSRKEGYLVDGKEFQIRKLLMNVTYQLLAMQDGATRIKMIAGIDEEELDDYRQRIENIENKLSLKFTDEKLETMPYILALILKRIKKGYTMDTFSIQYEELSDTKEYQATEEIFKKNEHIPMEERLFITLHLLTANVYSTSFPMEDDVIPNLGAATDDMLRQFEKSACVYLHERDQLLDKLLQHIKPAYYRIKYQLSETSSTQVPLSKEFKALHHLVKQSTAPLEKLIGSRIPDSESSFITMLIGGWMKRQGESIEKKVKAIVVCPQGVSVSRLMLNELSELFPEFVFLDSLSVREFLYYPLEYDIVFAPTFLETEKKLFVVKTFLGREERQRLRKQVMLELYGYLPNHLDIDEIIQIIGRHAHIHNESALIEDIQNYINQDNESSVNYSMGKAEYNLDELITPASITLRDKVSDWEEAVKAGAKPLLENKSITGDYVNSMLRYTEEDPYIVIGPNIAIPHASPEDGVNEVGMSLLRLKEGVLFSEEYRINLVIVIAAVDKQKHIHALMQLMKLAGSQTARDQITAADSAKDIYKLIQSYSKD; from the coding sequence ATGCCGCTAAGTGAACGGGATAATGAAATATTAAACGAACTAATCCGCAACCCGTCGGTCACTAGCATGGCGCTTGAAGAAAAGCATCAACTGACACGAAGGCAGCTCGGCTACAGCATTAATAAAGTAAACGACTGGCTTTTAAGCAAAAACCTTCCGGTTATTGAACGAACGCGCCAAGGGCATTTCATTATTGATCAGTCCGTTTACACAAATTTCGGCGTGGATGAAGAACTCATTGCAGCTGAAAAACCAATACTCACCGGAAAACAGCGTACTTATTATCTTATTATGATGCTAGTCGGCAGTGAAGAGCCGCTTTCATTAAATCATTTCACAAGTGAGCTGCAGCTGAGTAAAAACACCGTATTAAATGAGCTGAAGGAAGCGCAGCAGTATTTAGGTGACTACCAGCTTCTTATCAAATATTCCCGTAAAGAGGGGTATCTGGTGGACGGGAAAGAATTTCAGATCCGGAAACTGTTGATGAATGTAACGTATCAGCTGCTCGCTATGCAGGACGGTGCGACAAGAATCAAAATGATAGCCGGAATTGATGAGGAGGAGCTCGACGATTACCGCCAGCGGATTGAAAACATCGAAAACAAGCTCAGTCTGAAATTTACTGATGAAAAGCTTGAAACAATGCCTTATATATTAGCTTTAATTTTAAAAAGAATAAAAAAAGGCTACACGATGGACACATTTTCAATCCAGTATGAAGAGCTTTCAGATACGAAAGAATACCAGGCTACAGAGGAAATATTTAAAAAGAATGAACACATTCCGATGGAAGAGCGTTTGTTTATCACGCTGCATCTTTTGACAGCAAATGTATACAGCACTTCGTTTCCGATGGAAGACGATGTGATTCCGAATTTAGGGGCCGCCACAGATGATATGCTGCGCCAATTTGAGAAAAGCGCCTGTGTTTATTTACATGAACGCGACCAGCTGCTTGATAAGCTGCTTCAGCACATTAAGCCGGCTTATTACCGTATCAAATATCAGCTGTCGGAAACGTCATCTACCCAGGTGCCGCTCAGCAAGGAATTCAAAGCATTGCATCATCTGGTAAAACAATCCACTGCACCACTTGAGAAGTTAATCGGCAGCCGGATCCCAGACAGCGAAAGCAGCTTCATTACAATGCTGATCGGAGGCTGGATGAAACGGCAGGGCGAAAGCATTGAAAAGAAAGTTAAGGCCATTGTGGTCTGCCCTCAGGGTGTGTCTGTCTCAAGACTGATGCTTAATGAGCTGAGTGAGCTTTTTCCGGAATTTGTTTTTCTTGATTCTTTATCGGTACGGGAATTTCTGTACTATCCTCTGGAGTACGACATCGTATTCGCCCCGACGTTTCTCGAGACCGAAAAAAAACTGTTCGTAGTAAAAACGTTTTTAGGCCGGGAAGAACGCCAGCGTCTTCGCAAGCAGGTAATGCTTGAGCTTTACGGATATTTGCCGAACCATCTGGATATTGATGAAATCATTCAGATTATTGGGCGCCATGCTCATATCCATAATGAAAGTGCACTTATAGAAGATATCCAAAATTATATTAATCAGGATAATGAAAGCTCAGTGAATTACAGCATGGGTAAAGCTGAATACAATTTGGATGAATTAATCACTCCGGCTTCCATTACCCTGAGGGATAAAGTGAGCGATTGGGAAGAGGCGGTAAAGGCAGGAGCGAAGCCGTTACTCGAAAATAAAAGTATTACGGGCGACTATGTGAACAGTATGCTGCGCTATACCGAAGAAGATCCTTATATTGTCATAGGGCCGAATATTGCGATTCCCCACGCTTCACCGGAAGACGGAGTGAACGAAGTAGGAATGAGTTTGTTGAGACTGAAGGAAGGAGTTCTTTTCTCCGAAGAATACCGGATCAATCTGGTGATCGTCATTGCTGCAGTAGATAAACAAAAGCATATTCACGCGCTGATGCAGTTAATGAAGCTTGCGGGCTCACAAACAGCACGAGATCAAATAACAGCTGCAGATTCTGCTAAAGATATATACAAACTTATTCAGTCGTATTCCAAAGATTAA
- a CDS encoding PTS sugar transporter subunit IIA has translation MSDLYFDTPVILLDMDGGAKEEVLRTMAQNLVNNGLVKQSFVEAVIQRENEYATGLPTGDIAVAIPHTDVEHVQQKAISVGILKEPVDFVIMGDDTETVPVKIVFMLAMDEAHSQLKLLQQLMQVFQDQSVLNELISTSDEKQIKHIMEEKLDALSLEGGEK, from the coding sequence ATGAGCGATTTGTATTTTGATACTCCTGTGATTCTTTTAGATATGGACGGGGGAGCCAAAGAAGAAGTATTGCGGACTATGGCACAAAATTTAGTGAACAACGGACTGGTAAAACAAAGCTTCGTAGAAGCGGTAATCCAAAGAGAAAATGAGTACGCTACCGGCCTGCCGACAGGCGACATTGCGGTTGCTATTCCTCACACAGATGTAGAGCATGTACAGCAAAAAGCAATCAGTGTGGGAATACTGAAGGAGCCCGTCGACTTTGTCATCATGGGTGACGACACAGAAACGGTTCCGGTCAAAATCGTATTTATGCTTGCCATGGACGAGGCACACTCCCAGCTGAAGCTTTTGCAGCAGCTTATGCAGGTGTTTCAGGACCAGAGTGTTTTAAACGAACTCATCAGTACATCTGATGAAAAACAGATCAAACATATAATGGAAGAGAAATTGGATGCGTTATCACTTGAAGGAGGTGAAAAATAA
- a CDS encoding PTS sugar transporter subunit IIB: MAKKQVLVACGAGVATSTVVNGAIEDMAKEHKLSVDLKQIKIAEVESYVDTADLLVTTATIKKEYPFPVINARSFLTGIGMEDTKQEILDELKK; the protein is encoded by the coding sequence ATGGCAAAAAAACAAGTATTAGTAGCATGTGGAGCAGGCGTGGCAACTTCCACAGTTGTTAACGGTGCTATTGAAGATATGGCTAAGGAGCATAAATTATCGGTAGATCTTAAACAGATTAAAATAGCGGAAGTAGAAAGCTATGTTGATACTGCTGACTTACTGGTAACGACAGCTACCATCAAAAAGGAATACCCGTTTCCGGTAATCAATGCACGTTCATTCCTCACAGGAATTGGAATGGAAGATACCAAGCAGGAAATTCTGGATGAATTGAAAAAATAA
- a CDS encoding galactitol-specific PTS transporter subunit IIC, whose product MQGFVDLVQGFLALGATVILPVVIFLLGLLFGQKPGKAFRSGLTIGVAFVGIFLVVDLLVNNLGPAAQGMVDRLGVNLDVIDVGWPATSSIAWASTAVAAFIIPLGLLVNVVMLLTKTTKTMNVDIWNFWHYTFMAAVVYTVSDSIIQGLIAAVIFQIVTLKIADWTAPMVEDFYELPGVSIATGSTVSYAPGIFLVKGLQKIPGVNRWSADPDSIQRRFGVFGESIFIGLFLGVAIGALAGYSVGEVIEIGMAMAAVMVLMPRMVKILMEGLMPVSESARNWLNKHFSNKEIYIGLDAAVLLGHPSVIATALILVPITVVLAVFLPGNALLPFGDLATIPFVVAFIVGAARGNIIHSVLVGTVMIALSLYMATDIANVFTTMAENADFDMPEDSARISSIDQGGNLINWLIWRFFELFN is encoded by the coding sequence ATGCAGGGATTTGTAGATCTTGTACAGGGGTTTTTGGCTCTGGGAGCAACAGTAATTTTACCAGTTGTTATCTTTTTGCTCGGTTTATTATTCGGGCAGAAGCCGGGGAAGGCATTCCGTTCCGGTTTAACAATTGGGGTAGCATTTGTAGGGATATTTCTTGTTGTTGACTTACTGGTTAATAACTTAGGGCCGGCAGCGCAGGGAATGGTTGATCGATTAGGAGTTAACCTGGATGTAATTGACGTCGGCTGGCCGGCGACATCATCTATTGCCTGGGCTTCTACGGCAGTAGCAGCATTTATTATTCCATTGGGACTGCTTGTAAACGTTGTCATGCTTTTGACAAAAACGACGAAAACAATGAACGTGGATATTTGGAACTTTTGGCACTATACCTTTATGGCTGCGGTAGTATACACCGTATCTGACAGTATTATTCAAGGACTTATTGCTGCAGTTATCTTTCAAATCGTGACCTTGAAAATTGCTGACTGGACCGCACCGATGGTGGAAGACTTTTACGAGCTTCCAGGGGTATCAATCGCAACAGGAAGTACCGTATCGTACGCCCCGGGTATTTTTCTCGTAAAAGGTCTGCAGAAAATCCCCGGCGTCAACCGGTGGAGCGCAGATCCTGACAGTATTCAAAGACGGTTTGGCGTGTTCGGCGAATCCATCTTTATCGGCTTGTTCCTCGGTGTAGCAATCGGTGCCCTGGCTGGCTACAGTGTAGGGGAAGTAATTGAAATCGGGATGGCTATGGCCGCCGTTATGGTACTGATGCCACGGATGGTTAAGATTTTGATGGAGGGCTTAATGCCTGTATCAGAGTCAGCCAGAAACTGGTTGAACAAACACTTCAGCAACAAGGAAATTTATATCGGCCTGGACGCAGCGGTTCTTTTGGGCCACCCATCCGTTATTGCAACTGCACTAATTCTTGTCCCAATCACAGTTGTGCTGGCAGTATTTCTGCCTGGTAACGCTCTGCTTCCTTTCGGGGACCTTGCGACAATTCCATTTGTTGTTGCGTTTATCGTCGGGGCAGCGAGAGGTAACATTATACACTCTGTGCTGGTAGGTACCGTGATGATCGCTCTTTCGCTTTATATGGCGACAGATATTGCGAACGTATTTACAACGATGGCTGAAAACGCTGATTTCGACATGCCTGAAGATTCCGCACGGATTTCAAGCATTGACCAGGGCGGAAACCTGATTAACTGGCTCATCTGGAGATTCTTCGAACTGTTTAATTAA